The Caproicibacterium amylolyticum genome includes the window GGAGCGGGCTGCCTGCTTCTGGGATTGCTTTTTTTGCTGCTGCACCGAGGGAAAAGGACCCAATGCATGGTGCTGCCGGTGGCGGCATTCACGGCGGCAGCGGCGTGTATGCTTTTCTTTTTCAGCAGTACGCCCTTTTCTCAGGCGGCAGAAGAATATGCAGGAAAAACGATACAGCTGACTGGTGTTGTAACGGATGCACCGGACTATTCCAGCGGAAAGCCACACTATACGCTGCAGGTGGAAACCTGCGGAGGCAGGGCAGATACACCACTTGTCGGCAGAAAAGTGCTGCTTACCTCCGGTGAAACTTTTTCGGCGGAGCAGTTTGACCGTGTAACAGGAGATGTACGCCTGAGCGCGCCGCTTTCTGACGGATATTTTTCCCGAAAAAACAGTCTGCTGGCGGATGGCGTCGTTTTGCAGGGGCACCTGTACGAATTTCAGCCATATACGGTGGAAGCGGCTCAAATTCCATTTTGGCAGGCACTGCCATACCGTATCCGTCAGGGACTGCTTGACAGTTTCCTGCAGGACCTGCCGTCACTGGAGGCTTCACTTGTCAGCGGTGTGCTGGTAGGGGAGAAGCAGGCAATTCCGGCCGCGGTTTCCAACGCGTTCCGCAGTTCCGGCGTTTCGCATCTGCTTTCAGTTTCCGGCCTGCATATGGCAACCGTTGCACAGATGCTGCTGCTTTTGCTGGGACTTTTTCCACTGCCGCGCAGAGCAAAATATGTGTTGGCAGGGGTAGGTGTGGTGTTCTTTATGGGCATCACCTGCTTTGTACCGTCTGTTATGCGCAGTGGAGTTATGTATTTGGTGCTGTTGTGCGGCGGGTGCTTTTACCGAAAGGCGGACAGCCTGAATTCACTGGGCTTTGCCTTACTGCTGCTGTGCCTTGCGAGTCCCTTTGCGGCGGCGGATATCAGTTTGCTGCTGAGTGCCTCAGCAACGCTGGGAATGATTCTTTGTATGCGGCCGGTGCAGCGGTTTCTTACTGCGCGTGCGCCGAAGGGACGGTTTCGCCGCAGGCTGCTGAATGCTGTTATTGGTACGGTGATGACTTCACTTTCGGCAGTACTGTTTACACTGCCGATTTCTCTGTTAGTGTTTGACGAAATGTCGCTGGTTTCGCCGTTGGCGAATTTGTTGGTGCTGACACCCTCCGGTTGGATGATTTATGCCGGTTTTGCGGCGGCATTTCTTAGCCTGATACCGCCGCTGAATGCGATTTCTGCATTGGTCTGGAAACTGACGGATGCACTTGCAAAGTATCTGATTGCCTGTACCGAATGGTGTAAATCACTGCCGTTTTCCAGTGTACCGACGGACTATCGCTTTGTAAAGTTGTGGCTTGCGTGCATGCTGCTTCTGTTGGGTGTGTGCTGCATTTTGTGTCGATGCCATAAAAAACTGCCGCTTCGGCTGACGGCACTGCTCAGTATTGTGGTGCTGCTGCTCAATTTATTGGTGTATCAGCCGGACGCAAATGCTCTGAAAGTGACCATTGCTGCAAGCGGAGAGGGTGTCAGCGCTGTTGTTAGCTATGCGGGGCATGGGGCAGTGATCGGCTTTGGTGCAGACAGCTGGCAGACAGAACGCATTCTGCGAAGATGCGGCGTTATAAAATTAGATACGGCGGTTGTACTCAGCCTTTCCAATCGGGAGTGTCAGCAGGCCGCTGTGGTGCTGACGGACTTTCACCCTGGCAACGTGGTACTTCCTGCGGGTACGGAATTGGACGGTGCCTTGGAACAGGTGGTTACAGCTAGCGCGGGCAGCTGCACAGTTGCGGGCGAACAGGCACAGGCATCTCTCTGGCACAGAAAGGTGCTGATGACTGTTGCAAACGGCGCGGCGAATCTGCAGACAGCGGGACTTTCCATGTTGTTCTGTGGGGACAGTGCAAATTTGGAGAACGCGCCGGCGGGGCTGTTGAACGCACAGGTACTGGTGTGCAGTAGTTTGCCAAAAAGCGAAAACTTGCTGCACACATCGATGACGGTATTGTGCAGCTACCAAAATGCGATAAAATCGTATGTGCAGCAGCGCCGCGGCCTGCCCAGTATCCTTGGTGGTGGGCAGGATTTGGTGCTGCAGCCGAAAAACGGCGCGGTGCGCATAAGGAGGAACGACTGATGGCGGAATGCCGAGAAGGGGACCTGAAAAAACAAATAGAGGCCAATACGCTTGCCGGTGTGTACTTTCTGTATGGTGAAGAAAAATATATGGTGTCGGTTTGGGCGCAGCGGCTGATCAAAAAATCAGCGGGCAAGGACTTTTTGGACTTTAATTTACAGCGTTTTACCGGAGATGTACCGGCAGATACTTTGGACGATGCTGTGCAGGCGCTGCCGTTTATGGCACAGCGAAAATGTGTGGCAGTGGCCGACCTTGCGCTTGAAGGACGCACGCCTTCTGAAGTGAAAAAGCTGCTGGAATTGCTGGACGATGTGCCGGATACCACAGTGCTGGTGTTGTACTTTGCCGCAAGCGACCCGGCACTGAAAAAGGATAAAAAGTGGAAGGATATTTTTGCTGTCTGTAAAGAAAAAGGCACTTGCATTGCCTGTATGCGCCGTACACAACAGGACTTGGAGCGGTTGTTGATTTCGGCGGCGGGGAAGCGCGGCTGTACCCTTTCCAGAACGAATGCACAGCGAATGTTTCGATATGTCGGCAGTGATTTGACTGCATTGCTGAATGAACTTGAAAAAGTCTGTGCGTTTACCGGCGGCGGGGAAATCAGCAGTGAAACGATTGATAAACTGGTAACGCGCAATCTGGAAACACGCGTATATGACCTCAGCAAGGCGCTGCTGGCCGGGCGGTATGCGCAGGCTTATCAGACACTGGGGCAGCTTTTGGACCAGAATGAGGAACCTGTGCGAATTTTAGCGGTGCTTTCCGGTGCATACATCGATTTGTACCGTGTGCGTACCGCACTGCAGAGCGGTGAAACCGCGCTGGAGCCTGCAAATCATTTTGAGGAATATAAGCGTCGGGAGTTCCGTCTGACAAATGCGGAGCGCGATACGCATAACCTTTCCACACAGATGCTGCGAGCCAGTCTGGATGTACTTTTGCAGGCGGATTTGGACCTAAAGGGTTCCCGCACAGACAGCCGCCTGATTCTGGAGCACACACTTGCGCGGCTGCTGGTGATAGCCGGAGGGGAGGAGAACGCTTGACAAAACTAAAAATTAAAGAAGCAGTTGTGGTGGAAGGCAAGTATGATAAAATCAAGCTTTCTGCGTTGATTGACGGTCTGATTATTGAAACGCATGGGTTCGCCATTTTTCGGGACAAAGAGCAGCTGGAATTGCTGCGCCGTCTGGCAGATAAGCGCGGCCTGCTCATTCTGACAGACAGTGATTCTGCTGGCTTTTTAATCCGCAATTTTCTCAAAGGCGCAATTGACCCGGAGAAAATCAAAAATGCCTATATTCCCGACATTTTCGGCAAGGAAAAGCGGAAGGCAGCACCTGGAAAAGAGGGGAAACTGGGGGTAGAGGGCATTCCGCTGAATATTTTGCGTGAGTGCTTGAAAAAAGCAGGCATAGAAAGCGACTACAAGGCTCCACAGGGGCGGCAGATTACGAAAACAGATTTGTACCTGCTGGGTCTTTCCGGTGGCAGTGAGAGCGCCCAGCGGCGTCGGTTGGTGCAGAAAGCGCTGGATTTGCCGGAACATCTGTCTGCCAATGCGTTGGTGGAGGTTCTTAACACGCTGACAGATTATGAAGCACTCTGCGAGCTTTGTTCCACACTGTTTGCGGAAGATTCCATATAAAAAGCTCTGCGGAAATCCAATCCGCAGAGCTTTCATTACCTATTAAAGAAGTATGATAATAAAAAACCGGCAGATAAAAATCTGCCGGTTCCACTTTGGTGCGCGAGACGGGACTTGAACCCGTACGTCATACAACACACGCCCCTCAAACGTGCCTGTCTGCCAATTCCAGCACTCGCGCATTTCAGCGACGTGTATTATTATAGCACTGTCACTGGTAAAATGTCAACGGTATTTCGGCAAAATATGAATTTTTTTTGCCTTAGTTTCCGCCGGCCACAACTGAGTACATGCCGAACATCGGCATGACAATGGAAACAATGACGGTTCCAACAATGACCGCAATGATAATGGTCATTGCTGGTTCCAACATGGTAGTCAGTCGTTTGGCGCTGTCATCTGTCTGGTTTTCGTATAGGTCGGCCATTTTCTCCATGGTTTCAAACAGCATGCCGGATTCTTCGCCTACCTGTACCATAGAAACGAGAAGAGGATCGAAGATGCGATACTTCGCCATAGAAGTGCTGATGGCAGAACCAATGCGCACATCATCCGTCACTTCTTTTAGCTGGCTTCGCATGAATTTATTGGGGATTACTTTCGAGGAAATTTCAATGGCGCGTACGATTTCAACACCGGATTCCACCAGTGAAGACATCGTTCGGCAAAAACGTGCAATGTACGACTGCCGCAGCAGCGTGCCGATAACCGGAATTTTCAGCATCATGCGGTCAACCGCAGTGGAAAAGGCTTCTACACGTTTTTTCAGCAGGTAGAAGGTGATGATAAACGCGGCAATGCCCAGTACAACAAGATACCACCATGTGGTTAAAAAATTTGAAATTGCCATGATGTTCTTTGTAAGTGCAGGCAGGTCAGAACCGAATTGCTCAAAAACAAGTGCAAAGTTTGGCAGCACCATTGCATTCATAATAATCATTAAAAGGATTGTGAGTGCAAGCAGAAAAGTGGGGTATCCCATTGCATTGCGGATTTTTGAAGTAATCAACAGCTCTTTTTGCAGAATATCTGCACAGCGCTCAAAAGCGGTGTCCAAGCGGCCGTTGGTTTCGCCGCTCTGCAAAATGTTGACCACAATTTCCGGAAATGCGCGAAACTTTGCCATGGAAACAGAAAGTGCCGTGCCGGTAAAGAGATCGTCATTGATTTCCAGCAGAACTTTCTTTATGCGCTTATCCCGTTCGCCGTCTATCAGCACACTCATTGCTGTGGATAGAGAAACGCCGGACTTCATCATGATCCCCATCTGGTGCAACATGGTCATTAGCTGTTTTTTGGGAATTTTTATGTTGTGAATGTCGGAGGAGCCGAGCTGTTTGGACCAAATAGAATCAGCTTCTGCATCACTGCCGCCTGCTGCGGTCAGTTCCAGTGCAATCAGCCCTTGTTCCTGCAGCAGAGAAATTGCCTCTGCTTTATCATTTGCGGTAATCTGTCCGCGTGTTTTTCGATTCTTTGTGTTAACGGCGAGATATTGATATTGCAATGCGGACACCTCCTTTACCGTTTGTAGTCTTCGATATATTCGGCGGCGGTGGCGGCAGTGATTTTTCCGCCGCGCTGCAATTCGCTGATGCTTTTGTCCATGGTAATCATTCCCTGTGCCACACCGGTCTGCATGGCCTGCAGAATATTTGCCGTGCGTCCTTCCCGAATCAGGTTGCTGATGGCGGGGGTGACAAACATCATTTCAAACGCGCCGATGCGGCTTTTGCGGTCGGCTGTTGGCAGCAGCCTCTGTGAAACAACACTTTTCAGCACCATGGAAAGCTGTGTGCGGATTTGCTGCTGTTGTTCCGGTGGAAAAACGTCGATTAGGCGGTCAATCGTTTTGGCGGCACCAATGGTGTGCAGGGTGGAGAGTACCAAATGTCCGGTTTCGGCGGCGGTTACGGCAATCGCGATAGATTCCAGATCCCGCATTTCACCCACCAGAATAATGTCTGGGTCTTCCCGCAGTGCGGCCTTCAGCGCCCGCGCATAGGAAACGCTGTCCGCACCGATTTCCCGCTGGTTAATCAGGCAGTGTACGGGCTGGTGCAGGTATTCAATGGGGTCTTCAATCGTAATGATGTGACTAC containing:
- a CDS encoding type II secretion system F family protein, with product MQYQYLAVNTKNRKTRGQITANDKAEAISLLQEQGLIALELTAAGGSDAEADSIWSKQLGSSDIHNIKIPKKQLMTMLHQMGIMMKSGVSLSTAMSVLIDGERDKRIKKVLLEINDDLFTGTALSVSMAKFRAFPEIVVNILQSGETNGRLDTAFERCADILQKELLITSKIRNAMGYPTFLLALTILLMIIMNAMVLPNFALVFEQFGSDLPALTKNIMAISNFLTTWWYLVVLGIAAFIITFYLLKKRVEAFSTAVDRMMLKIPVIGTLLRQSYIARFCRTMSSLVESGVEIVRAIEISSKVIPNKFMRSQLKEVTDDVRIGSAISTSMAKYRIFDPLLVSMVQVGEESGMLFETMEKMADLYENQTDDSAKRLTTMLEPAMTIIIAVIVGTVIVSIVMPMFGMYSVVAGGN
- a CDS encoding type IV pilus twitching motility protein PilT, producing MEFLELIKGGVEAGASDIHLASGNRPAYRINGEMHFLEQPVLTAEAVSVMIQHCLNPEKYEEFCTSGDVDASAELAGCGRFRVNAMRQTRGVTLVLRIINAQTPDIADLHLPQSIDRILSLRDGLVLVTGPTGSGKSTTLAAIIHEFNKTRSSHIITIEDPIEYLHQPVHCLINQREIGADSVSYARALKAALREDPDIILVGEMRDLESIAIAVTAAETGHLVLSTLHTIGAAKTIDRLIDVFPPEQQQQIRTQLSMVLKSVVSQRLLPTADRKSRIGAFEMMFVTPAISNLIREGRTANILQAMQTGVAQGMITMDKSISELQRGGKITAATAAEYIEDYKR
- a CDS encoding toprim domain-containing protein, with amino-acid sequence MTKLKIKEAVVVEGKYDKIKLSALIDGLIIETHGFAIFRDKEQLELLRRLADKRGLLILTDSDSAGFLIRNFLKGAIDPEKIKNAYIPDIFGKEKRKAAPGKEGKLGVEGIPLNILRECLKKAGIESDYKAPQGRQITKTDLYLLGLSGGSESAQRRRLVQKALDLPEHLSANALVEVLNTLTDYEALCELCSTLFAEDSI
- the holA gene encoding DNA polymerase III subunit delta; protein product: MAECREGDLKKQIEANTLAGVYFLYGEEKYMVSVWAQRLIKKSAGKDFLDFNLQRFTGDVPADTLDDAVQALPFMAQRKCVAVADLALEGRTPSEVKKLLELLDDVPDTTVLVLYFAASDPALKKDKKWKDIFAVCKEKGTCIACMRRTQQDLERLLISAAGKRGCTLSRTNAQRMFRYVGSDLTALLNELEKVCAFTGGGEISSETIDKLVTRNLETRVYDLSKALLAGRYAQAYQTLGQLLDQNEEPVRILAVLSGAYIDLYRVRTALQSGETALEPANHFEEYKRREFRLTNAERDTHNLSTQMLRASLDVLLQADLDLKGSRTDSRLILEHTLARLLVIAGGEENA
- a CDS encoding ComEC/Rec2 family competence protein, with protein sequence MKRPLALVGFTYLLTQAVSVFLGAAGALLLGAGCLLLGLLFLLLHRGKRTQCMVLPVAAFTAAAACMLFFFSSTPFSQAAEEYAGKTIQLTGVVTDAPDYSSGKPHYTLQVETCGGRADTPLVGRKVLLTSGETFSAEQFDRVTGDVRLSAPLSDGYFSRKNSLLADGVVLQGHLYEFQPYTVEAAQIPFWQALPYRIRQGLLDSFLQDLPSLEASLVSGVLVGEKQAIPAAVSNAFRSSGVSHLLSVSGLHMATVAQMLLLLLGLFPLPRRAKYVLAGVGVVFFMGITCFVPSVMRSGVMYLVLLCGGCFYRKADSLNSLGFALLLLCLASPFAAADISLLLSASATLGMILCMRPVQRFLTARAPKGRFRRRLLNAVIGTVMTSLSAVLFTLPISLLVFDEMSLVSPLANLLVLTPSGWMIYAGFAAAFLSLIPPLNAISALVWKLTDALAKYLIACTEWCKSLPFSSVPTDYRFVKLWLACMLLLLGVCCILCRCHKKLPLRLTALLSIVVLLLNLLVYQPDANALKVTIAASGEGVSAVVSYAGHGAVIGFGADSWQTERILRRCGVIKLDTAVVLSLSNRECQQAAVVLTDFHPGNVVLPAGTELDGALEQVVTASAGSCTVAGEQAQASLWHRKVLMTVANGAANLQTAGLSMLFCGDSANLENAPAGLLNAQVLVCSSLPKSENLLHTSMTVLCSYQNAIKSYVQQRRGLPSILGGGQDLVLQPKNGAVRIRRND